The Rosa rugosa chromosome 3, drRosRugo1.1, whole genome shotgun sequence sequence caagataaTTTCTATTCTGCATGCATTTACAATCCAACATGACGTAGGGGAACATGACCGTAGGGGAATATGATTAGGTCAAAATTCCAGAACTTCAATAAGAAAGAAGTATCACAATCATATTCAAGCTGCACCTCATGAGGTCCAAAGAAAGGCCTAATGATGGGTTTTACTGTCTCACGCATGCTCATCATTCACATGATTGGGAACTTCAGCTTGGCTGTCCAGAGGCATATACTGTGCCATTATAGCTCTAATTTCTGAATCCATGTATGACTGCAAAAGCAACATAAAAAGTGTCACTTATAGCTCTAATTTCTGAAATATTAAAACAAAGACGTCGAAAAGATTTGTGCCTGGCTTTTTTTAACTACACAATCTTAGTAATCATCCTGTAACTCTAGCAGTTTGCCATAAGTTAAGAGCAAAGAGCTGATTTCAAAGACTCATAAATTCATAGAAAAGTACCCTTGGTAGTCAATAACCTTGAAGGGTTTGAGTAAACAGCATGACCCAGGTTCTGTTGGACTTAAATAACTACTCCTTTCCTCCAACCAAACAAATAACTACAGTTCTAATACATGAATCTCGCACATATGGATCTCACCCAAACAAAATACCAAAAGTAAACTCATACGGAAAATACTTTGTCAATCTGACATCAAAGGTTCCCAGATACAAGAAACTTGCCTATACACTATTCTTCTTACCATGATGAAGATGTTATCAAATCTCGTTTTCATAAAGCCTCTACAAAAGGAAATATTTGACAAGACCCTATTGACTTTATAAACTTCCAACCAAACACCCTGTTATGAGTTCAGATATCTTTTCGAAAAGTACTGCTACTCCTATTTACTAATTGTAGCACATTATATCTTTGCTCACCATTATTGAAAGAGTTATCATATTTGTTACACTAACTGCAAATAAATGCAGGCTAAAGATAATCGGATACTACCACCTTATATTGGAAACTCCATGATTAAGAATTATGTCCGAGTTTATAAACAGAAATGAAACAGAAAGAACTTACCCGTAACCGATATTTGTACACAAGATATGCCCCACCAGAAGCCATAGCCAAGCCAATTAAAATAACCCACACAGCAGCCCATGCAGATGATTTTGATCCTCCAGAAGTCTTGCCTGCAGATACGATGTACAGCACATCAAAACAAGTACTTGCAGTATACATATATAGAACACATACATGAATTAAAAGCTTGAATTGCTGGACTCACTTATGCAGGTGTCATGATCTTTGATATACAAAAGATTTCCACTACATGAGCAGTCATAACTTCCCCAGGTATTTTTACAGGAGCATTCAGGGCACTGACAGGCTTTCTTCTCTTTGCATTCATCGATATCTGAAGAAAAATTTATGTTAGCCATACTAGTCCAAGGTACTTCACTTCAAAGATGCTTGTCTAATTCTATTTGAATGAGTTACTTTTTGTTAATTATAGTTCTGAGAAGTCATTTTAAGTGTCGAACCAATCTAaaacaattgaaaaaataaaaaatagaaatatcAAGCAAGCAAACAAACAAAGTCAGGCAGTCATGAAGGTAAAGTGATCTTCACATTGGCTGATTTAATGAAAGCAAGGATCATTCACATATGAGTGGGATATTGGACCAACAACTGCCTTATCCACAATGATCTTGATAAAGTACTGACTAACTTGACAAAAGCTATAAAGTTCTGAAGCAAATAAGCATTTGCACCAGGTCTGGGTACAACTGGTAACTATGAGAGGTTCTGAACAAAGCTTGCAGACTTGTAGTGTTTGATCTTCATGACTTGATAATTAATGATTTAAACAAATGCATGGGCAGAGAGGTATGTACACACATGCTAGGGAGCTGAACTACTGTGATTAACAAAAAATTTGCTTCTAAAGAGAGGCGTAGTTCGACTAAGTACTGAATCCCATTCCTTTCTATTCATGCAAATGCCATATTTTCAGGTCACAGATGAAGCTACAGCAGAACCTATTAATTACATGCACTCTACGTATGACATATGCAAGGTCAAGCATTCATTGTGGTCTATGTCTTGATGCACCACTGTGATAAAACCTGTCTGAAATTGGACTCTAGACATCAGTCCATTTGTATGTTTTGTTGTATCACAATGAAACTTAAAAGTTAAATAAAGAGTGCATTCCAGGATGTTTAGCTTCTCTTACCTTCACAAGTTTTCACACCATCACCTTTAAACCCAAGAGGACACTTGCATTGCACCCCTCCATCATCCTATTCAGAGAAACATGACTTGAAATTAGTTTATTTTCtgataaataaaaataacaataaaaaataataaaagaactTTCCTTCGAACAAAGAAGTATACAAAAAGATCACTTACTGTACAAGCAGAGAATGCATGCCCATCTCGAGCTTCATGCCAACAACCTCCATTGTTTACCTTGCACCTCCCAGGCCCACTTGCTGGCAGGCAAAGGTAATATTCCTCAATAAAAGTATAATGCATACAGAGAAAAATTTTGCACAAAAGGAAGAAACCCAGCTATCCTCTTattaacacacacacatattgagTGCAGCTTTTCATTCATTGGTAAACCATAACAGATGCATTTATCTTGATCAAAATTTTAGTCAGTAATGAGTAAATATGTACATAATCAGGATCAATTCAAACTAAATGTTGATGGAACTTTTTGAGCGACTCGGAAATCAGCCTCCATAATTTATTCCCTTACTTTAGTTTCGCTAACAAGGTTTGAAGTCAACAAAAAGCAGAAGTATTTTTACCTTCACAGGTAGTGTAACCATCTCCTTTGAACTGCACACCATCAACGAGAGGGCACTCACATACCCTCCCACGAAAGGTATCCTGAGTATTCCAACGAAAGTAAAAGGGACAGAAAAGAGGGGGGTTAAGATACTGCATCTTCTCATTTATCAAAGGACATCTGATTGGCCAGTAAGTTCAATTTATACCTTGCAGGCTGTAATGTTGGCAGCTTTATTTTGCCAGCAACCACCATTATTGTCCAAACACTCATTTGTCTCAACATCTACCATCAAACATTGAACCAACACTCAAGTTCAGAACCAACAAATCAGATAGGCACAACAACACACCACGCTAGCAAGTAAAAAGGACATACCAGTACTCAAGCAAACAGCTGGCTCAGTAGTTTCTTCAAAACCAGAACAGATGGCCTTCAGAACTGCACTTTTCGCCAACTTTCCTGCACACGGAAGTATGTATGTGAGGAAAGCTTCCAGATTGTTATCCAAGAAATATAAGCATAGAAACAAACCTCGGTATTGTCGATTATTGACAACAAGTGTAGGCAATATGGTTACATCACCTCTTGTTCCCTTCCCAACCTACAAAAACATGAAATTTGTCAAGAAAGTATGCATAACTACCTAATATAACAAAATTCAAAGAATTGCATTAGATGTAGCTACTGCTCAAATACAGGGAAACCATTGTAAATGAAGCAGATAAAAGCTAAGAAAGAAAATGTCATTCACAACAGAAAGATACCTGAGCATCTTGCTCCTCTTTCAGAACAGGATTTTCAGAGTCTGCATCTGAGTTTCCCATACACTTGTCGATCTTCTTACTATCAAGCCCTGACAATACGACCCATGCATATTTAAAATTTGATTGCATTCATGTAGATCTAATGAACGGTAGATGAAAAATTAATCATTTACCGAGAGACTTAATGACAGCATCAGCACATTCCTTGTTGTATTTTTTCTCTTTCATTGGACATCTGATTTGAAAATCAGTCACATAGTCCCACCATACCCAAGGCTTTCGAGTCTCATTTGCTACTTTAAAAACACACAGCTGCCTTAAATTTTCAAGAACCACATCTTTCCCTTCGTAACCAGTGCTGAAGTCTTGTTCAGGGTCAGGAGCACAATATCTTCCATGATTGATACACTGAGATTTGCACTGTTTGCTCAAGGTGAATGCCTTAGGACAGTACCAAGTTATATAATGCGGTGTGAACTGAGTGTAACCCCCTTTTTCAAGTATCTGGGCTGCACCCCTAAACTCCTTTGTAAATTCCATCAACATGTCACACTTAACCCCACATTCATCATTACTGTTGGTCCATAGTTCATATTCCACACGGTCATCTGGGTGAGGAACAGATTCTCTCCAGTCAAGGTACACATTCACCATATCACCAGAACTGATGGCCTTCTTCAATGTTTGACCAAAACTTTTTTCAATGAGTGCAGATGGTATAGTTATGTTTTCAATGTATTTGGCAGTTGAAATATCTTCTTCTGGTGTGTCCATAGTTATTAACGCCTCCTCAATATCATCAGCGACAAGGACTGCAGAAGCTCCAGCCTTCTGGGCATTCCAAACCTTCAAGGCAAAGAAGCAATCTGGAACACCAATAGCAGTTTCAACATAAGCATTGGTCAAAACAAAGACAAATACGCATTACTAAAACTTATGTTCTAGGAATCTGTTAAGAAAAGGTAATGCTCATTAAACCTAAAAACTTTGAATCAAACTATGAAAGCACATACACCACTAaaaagcaggaaaaaaaaaaacatgcaccAAATTAAGGGCAACTAGTAAGAATTCAAATCAGTTATCACCAAATAAGATTAACAAAGAAAGATAAAGCAATTGTCAAAACGACAATTTACAAATGCTGATATTCACCCCTTCAATCTTTAGTATGTGTTAAAAAGTAATATTATATAAGACAAGTATAGCGCTTCACGCCATTTCTTTTAAAATGTCTTATTTGTACCAAACTAAGAAAACTTAATACCAAACCTATTGAGAACACTAACATACTAGCATTTACAGAATGTTTGAATTAAGAAAATTAGGGGGCATAGGATGAGATGGAGAGGACCTCTGAAAACCTTTCCGGTTAATAAAACTGGAAACCGAAGACAAATAATTTTCGAGCAATAATGCTTCCTCCTAGCCCAATTTTATTTTTGCGACAAAAGTAGACAGGTTTGGAAAGAGAAATAGAACTTTCTATTTCTGTAAACAAAAGAACGGACGAAAAGATAGACGATCTGAAGAAATTCTAGTCTTGCTTTGGTAGAGAAAGTTTTTAATTGGCTCGAAAAAGCTAAAAATAGATATCAGAAGTGCATCTCCGCAGTGGACGAAGATACTATGTAAGCTTCAATATCCTAACAAGAACCAGACTTATTTAATGCATTGACTGTCTGTACAATCAGCCAAAGAAGACCTAAAGTAGGCACATTAACCTAATGTCTCCATAATCAGGCCACAATGAACAAATTGAAGCTCAAAATACAGAAAAGTAAAAATCCCAGAACTAAAAAAATTTATCCCCAAAATGAACTAAACACATTAATTCATCCTCAACAAAAGCATTCAACACTACTCAGAACTAAAAAGGCTACCTGAAATAACCATAACAGACAACTAACTGTGAAAACTCATAGTAGGCAATAAATACTCAAAACTATAAATGGGTGCCCCCCAAAGGATCTAAAATCCACAAATTGAACCTCAATACTCATACAACAATCAAACTACTGAAAACCAGACAAAGGGTACCTCCTAATCAACAGATATCAGAAGAAAGAATGGTAGAGAAAGTATTTAATTGGCCGGAAAAAGCTATAAACAGATATCAGAAGTGCATCTCCGCcgtaaacaaagaaaaataagtaAGCTTCAGTAACCTGCACATTGACCCGACGTCTCCATAATCAAGACACAATGAACTAATTAAAGCTCAAAATTCAGACAAGCAAAGAACCCAGAACTACGAAAATTTACCCCCAAACTGAACTAAAGACATCCTCAACATCAGCACTCAAATCACCCAGAACTAAAAAGGCTACCTGAATTACTCAAAACTAAAAAAGGGGTACCTCCCTAAAAATCACAATATCTCAAATTATAACAATCAAACTACTCAAACCCAGTTAAAGGGTACCTCCTAATCACCCTAAAAGTAACATTCAGAACCTCAACACTTATAGTAACCAATAAATCACTCAAAACTACAAAAGGGTACCACCAAATTACTCTTAACATTACAAATTGAACCTCAACACTCATAACAACAATCAAATTAAAAGGGTACCTCCTAATCAACCTAAAAATAACAAACAGAACCTCAACACTCATAGTAACCAACAAATCACTCCAAACCACAAAAGGGTACCTCCAAATTAGTCTCAAATTCACAAATTGAACCTCA is a genomic window containing:
- the LOC133736317 gene encoding vacuolar-sorting receptor 3-like — its product is MELQRSAVGLFLGFLVLTMAPLSMGRFVVEKNSLRVTSPDKIKGKYDSAIGNFGLPQYGGSMSGAVIYPKENQKGCKEFSEFGLSYKSDPGALPTFLLVDRGDCFFALKVWNAQKAGASAVLVADDIEEALITMDTPEEDISTAKYIENITIPSALIEKSFGQTLKKAISSGDMVNVYLDWRESVPHPDDRVEYELWTNSNDECGVKCDMLMEFTKEFRGAAQILEKGGYTQFTPHYITWYCPKAFTLSKQCKSQCINHGRYCAPDPEQDFSTGYEGKDVVLENLRQLCVFKVANETRKPWVWWDYVTDFQIRCPMKEKKYNKECADAVIKSLGLDSKKIDKCMGNSDADSENPVLKEEQDAQVGKGTRGDVTILPTLVVNNRQYRGKLAKSAVLKAICSGFEETTEPAVCLSTDVETNECLDNNGGCWQNKAANITACKDTFRGRVCECPLVDGVQFKGDGYTTCEASGPGRCKVNNGGCWHEARDGHAFSACTDDGGVQCKCPLGFKGDGVKTCEDIDECKEKKACQCPECSCKNTWGSYDCSCSGNLLYIKDHDTCISKTSGGSKSSAWAAVWVILIGLAMASGGAYLVYKYRLRSYMDSEIRAIMAQYMPLDSQAEVPNHVNDEHA